Proteins found in one Anoplolepis gracilipes chromosome 7, ASM4749672v1, whole genome shotgun sequence genomic segment:
- the LOC140668054 gene encoding uncharacterized protein has product MDKHVKTIKYYYTNLGYDINKKVALKRISDLSLKLIFQDPNNFANRLNETASIMQDNFFLFASVCKHKDIITSIINYLKHFGVQFMYDMYGEYHDEFDVIPLLILTIYNINVELEVLLFLEKAIIENSKADDLKHDKNRTFLLNRKIEMILLEEADLYAVINCLKIEDVSSLNKIWVHESIKQTFQLHIMKCFEDFSVPIHIFQSKRELLRNINELEILMKYSQLRILSIWSEDIVTARILAMSVKNQHVIFINTHMNFYADILLPYGVLYDLDYSTSSHITKKIMDEKYKCIISPHINIKNNEFSKYYELFYNGTWQKPLQKTYFCWINNNILLADATREDVMRCKESALKGFKIWSAESINSRMAVLSRLALILESKGETLLAQTVSKWLKLPYFCINTLTRHETEQFEITKVRQPRSIVLLEEKDNVTMFRELTQSLITGNSIIVMCNPDLCTLAPYCDVFSTARIPPGVINLLSTTQYISSNLPDLTKLNPKEVYSQLTMNKYVVACLK; this is encoded by the exons ATGGATAAGCATGTGAAAAccataaagtattattatactaatctAGGATatgatataaacaaaaag gtAGCACTGAAGAGAATATCCGATTtatcattgaaattaatatttcaagaccccaataattttgcaaatag ACTTAATGAAACAGCGTCAATAATgcaagacaatttttttctttttgcatctGTTTGTAaacataaagatataattaccagcatcattaattatttaaaacattttggtGTGCAGTTCATGTATGACATGTACG GCGAATACCATGATGAATTTGACGTAATCCCATTGTTAATCCTtacgatttataatataaatgtagaacTAGAAGTGCTACTATTTTTGGAAAAGgctattat cgaAAATTCAAAGGCAGATGATTTAAAACACGATAaaaatagaactttccttttaa accGGAAGATTGAAATGATACTTCTCGAAGAAGCAGATTTGTATGCAGTTATTAACTGTTTGAAAATTGAAGACGTgtcttctttaaataaaatttgggTCCACGAATCAATAAAACAGACttttcaattacatataatgaaatgttTTGAGGATTTCAGTGTTCctattcatatatttcaatcaaagCGAGAATtacttagaaatattaatgaattagaaatattaatgaagtATTCTCAACTAAGAATACTGTCCATATGGTCAGAAGATATTGTTACTGCAAGAATTTTAGCAATGTCTGTGAAg aatCAGCAcgttatattcataaatacaCACATGAATTTTTACGCTGATATCTTACTTCCTTATGGAGTATTATATGACTTGGATTATTCGACGAGCTcacatattactaaaaaaattatggatgaaaaatataaatgcataataagtccacatataaatataaaaaataatgaattttctaaatattatgaattgttttataatggCACGTGGCAGAAACCTttacaaaaaacatatttttgttggataaataataatattttattggcaGATGCTACAAG GGAAGATGTTATGAGATGTAAGGAGTCAGCTTTAAAAGGATTTAAAATTTGGAGTGCTGAGTCCATTAATTCTAGAATGGCTGTATTATCCCGTCTTGCATTAATATTAGAATCCAAAgg tgaAACTTTATTAGCACAAACAGTGTCAAAATGGCTTAAATTGCCATATTTCTGCATAAATACTTTAACTCGTCATGAAACTGAACAATTTGAAATAACAAAGGTTCGTCAGCCAAGGAGTATTGTTCTCCTTGAAGAGAAAGATAATGTTACCATGTTTCGTGAATTAACGCAAAGTTTAATTACTGGCAATTCTATTATTGTGATGTGTAATCCAGATTTGTGTACTCTGGCACCATATTGTGACGTGTTTTCAACAGCCAGAATACCACCAGGTGTTATAAATCTCTTGTCCACTACGCAATACATAAGCTCCAATTTGCCAGATTTAACGAAATTAAACCCGAAGGAAGTATATTCACAGCTTACTATGAACAAATATGTTGTAGCTTgccttaaataa
- the LOC140667752 gene encoding uncharacterized protein produces the protein MHERVTTIISECYTNLQYVYDENKKKEVALNKIHILATELNLKYTDTLEQRFLNLAKTIEQYLDLFMSVCEHVDVINTILDYLYYYGAATTYDYVTYKELPILVMLTIYSMCIKKELQLFLEIAIVPEQQEEEYYYYKQSTYQHFEMILLEDSDLHAVIKCLKPTSVMTCLNKIWVQKSIEQTFDWHLKKYFKHLTVSIHVFQSNQELLAAINQSQIDISNQKNVKINTISIMSIWSEDVIAAKNLAESLNEDIIFINAYMDLCCGILFPFVDVHIKSIEESLKLCEVDECTNPINPNMHGLIYNHSLFYNGRWQIPVKCTYWIHNNMLFANATREDILKCAASAVDGFKIWSNMSNKSRMRILSNFANILKKNKKFKLAEIILNWIKLSYIREGLPCYYQNDRLEVIRIPKPLGTVILKEKDECTLFRELTQSLIIGNSVIVICNPNLYILAPYYDMIKHSEIPPGVINFLSSKKTDFRYDIIKSNSTLNNIYYSLSLTKFIIVSRD, from the exons atgcatgAACGTGTGACAACTATAATAAGTGAATGTTATACTAATctacaatatgtatatgatgaaaataaaaaaaaagag GTAGCACTAaacaaaatacacattttagcTACagaattaaatctaaaatataccGACACACTAGAACAACg ATTCCTTAACCTAGCAAAAACAATTGAACAATATTTGGATCTTTTTATGTCAGTTTGTGAACATGTAGATGTAATTAACACCATTCTCGATTACCTCTATTATTATGGTGCGGCTACTACGTATGATTATG tcACATACAAAGAGTTACCTATATTAGTAATGCTTACAATCTAcagtatgtgtataaaaaaagaattgcagCTATTTTTGGAAATTGCCATCGT tcCGGAACAACAAGAGGAggagtattattattataaacaaagtACAT ACCAGCATTTTGAAATGATACTTCTCGAAGATTCAGATTTGCATGCAGTTATTAAATGTTTGAAGCCTACTAGCGTTATgacttgtttaaataaaatttgggTCCAAAAATCAATAGAACAGACTTTTGACtggcatttaaaaaaatattttaaacatctgACTGTTTCTATTCATGTATTTCAATCAAATCAGGAATTACTTGCAGCCATAAATCAATCTCAAATTGATATATCAAatcaaaaaaatgtgaaaataaatacgaTAAGTATAATGTCAATATGGTCAGAAGATGTTATAGCTGCAAAAAATTTAGCAGAGTCCTTAAAT gaagatattatatttataaatgcataCATGGATCTTTGTTGTGGCATCTTATTTCCATTTGTGGATGTACATATTAAATCGATAGAGGAGTCTCTCAAGTTATGTGAAGTGGATGAATGTACAAACCCAATAAATCCAAACATGCAtggtttaatatataatcatagtCTGTTTTATAATGGCAGGTGGCAAATACCTGTTAAATGTACATATTGGATACATAACAACATGTTATTTGCAAATGCAACTCG tgaAGATATTTTGAAGTGCGCTGCGTCAGCAGTAGATGGATTCAAAATTTGGAGTAATATGTCTAATAAATCCAGAATGagaatattatctaattttgcaaacatattgaaaaaaaacaa aaaatttaagttggctgaaataatattaaattggatAAAATTGTCATACATTCGTGAAGGTCTACCATGTTACTATCAAAATGACAGGCTTGAAGTAATAAGAATTCCAAAGCCGCTAGGCACCGTTATTCttaaagagaaagatgaaTGTACTTTATTTCGTGAATTAAcacaaagtttaattattgGCAATTCTGTCATTGTAATATGTAAcccaaatttatatattctggcACCGTATTATGACATGATTAAACACTCTGAGATACCTCCCGgtgttataaatttcttatcaaGCAAAAAAACTGACTTtagatatgatataattaaaagtaattcaacattaaataacatatattacagTCTTAGTCTAACCAAGTTTATTATAGTTTCtcgtgattaa